A section of the Neofelis nebulosa isolate mNeoNeb1 chromosome 12, mNeoNeb1.pri, whole genome shotgun sequence genome encodes:
- the SLC46A2 gene encoding thymic stromal cotransporter homolog isoform X1: MGPEATCPWSGPLPRLRVRTLIEPVVASTQVAASLYEAGLLLVVKASFGAGAGASSNHSASPSPRDALEDEQQRAISNFYIVYNLVAGLTPLLSAYGLGWLSDRYHRKISICVSLLGFLLSRLGLLLKVLLDWPVEVLYGAAALNGLCGGFSAFWSGVMALGSLGSSEDRRSLRLILLDLILGLAGFCGSMASGHLFKQMTGHHSGQGLVLTACSVSCATFALVYSLLVLKVPESTASPRTALPAVDTVSGTIGTYRTLDPDQSDKQGVEGYPPSPGKAVPKKTVIALLFVGAVIYDLAVVGTVDVMPLFVLREPLRWNQVQVGYGMAAGYTIFITSFLGVLLFSRCFRDTTMIVIGMVSFGSGALLLAFVKETYMFYIARAVMLFALIPVTTIRSAMSKLIKDSSYGKVFVILQLSLALTGVVTSTVYNKIYQLTMEKFVGTCFALSSFLSFLAIIPIGIVAYKQASWLQYGDIAEK; encoded by the exons ATGGGCCCCGAGGCCACCTGCCCGTGGAGCGGCCCCCTGCCTCGCCTCCGGGTGAGGACCTTGATCGAGCCCGTGGTGGCGTCCACGCAGGTGGCCGCCTCCCTCTACGAGGCGGGGCTGCTCCTCGTGGTGAAGGCGTCCTTCGGAGCCGGAGCCGGGGCCTCCTCCAACCACAGCGCCAGCCCGTCGCCCCGGGACGCTCTGGAGGACGAACAGCAGAGGGCCATCTCCAACTTCTACATCGTCTACAACCTGGTGGCGGGCCTGACGCCCCTGCTGTCCGCCTACGGGCTGGGCTGGCTCAGCGACCGCTACCACCGCAAGATCTCCATCTGCGTGTCCCTGCTGGGCTTCCTGCTCTCCCGCCTGGGGCTGCTGCTCAAGGTGCTGCTGGACTGGCCCGTGGAGGTGCTGTACGGGGCGGCGGCGCTGAACGGGCTGTGCGGCGGCTTCTCCGCCTTCTGGTCGGGCGTCATGGCCCTGGGATCCCTCGGCTCCTCCGAGGACCGCCGCTCCCTGCGCCTCATCCTCCTCGACCTGATCCTGGGCCTGGCGGGATTCTGCGGGAGCATGGCCTCGGGGCACCTCTTCAAGCAGATGACTGGGCACCACTCGGGGCAGGGCCTGGTGCTGACGGCCTGCAGCGTGAGCTGTGCCACTTTTGCACTTGTGTACAGCCTCCTGGTACTGAAGGTCCCCGAGTCGACGGCCAGTCCCAGGACGGCACTCCCCGCCGTGGATACGGTGTCAGGCACAATTGGCACGTATCGTACCCTGGACCCCGATCAGTCAGACAAGCAGGGTGTGGAGGGGTACCCTCCATCTCCCGGGAAAGCAGTGCCCAAAAAGACTGTCATCGCCCTGCTCTTTGTGGGTGCCGTCATATATGACCTGGCAGTGGTGGGCACCGTGGACGTGATGCCCCTTTTTGTGCTCAGGGAGCCTCTCAGGTGGAATCAAGTGCAGGTGGGCTATGGTATGGCAGCCGGGTACACTATCTTCATCACCAGCTTCCTGGGCGTCCTGCTCTTCTCCCGCTGCTTCCGGGACACCACTATGATCGTGATTGGGATGGTCTCCTTTGGGTCGGGAGCCCTCCTCTTGGCTTTCGTGAAGGAGACATACATGTTCTACATTG CTCGAGCTGTCATGCTGTTCGCTCTCATCCCCGTCACAACTATCCGGTCGGCAATGTCCAAACTCATAAAGGACTCCTCTTATG GAAAGGTGTTCGTCATCCTGCAGCTGTCCCTGGCTCTGACCGGGGTGGTGACGTCCACGGTGTACAACAAGATCTATCAGCTCACCATGGAGAAGTTCGTGGGCACCTGTTttgctctctcctcctttctctccttcctggccATCATCCCGATTGG CATCGTGGCCTACAAACAAGCCTCATGGCTGCAATATGGAGACATCGCAGAGAAATGA
- the SLC46A2 gene encoding thymic stromal cotransporter homolog isoform X2 has translation MGPEATCPWSGPLPRLRVRTLIEPVVASTQVAASLYEAGLLLVVKASFGAGAGASSNHSASPSPRDALEDEQQRAISNFYIVYNLVAGLTPLLSAYGLGWLSDRYHRKISICVSLLGFLLSRLGLLLKVLLDWPVEVLYGAAALNGLCGGFSAFWSGVMALGSLGSSEDRRSLRLILLDLILGLAGFCGSMASGHLFKQMTGHHSGQGLVLTACSVSCATFALVYSLLVLKVPESTASPRTALPAVDTVSGTIGTYRTLDPDQSDKQGVEGYPPSPGKAVPKKTVIALLFVGAVIYDLAVVGTVDVMPLFVLREPLRWNQVQVGYGMAAGYTIFITSFLGVLLFSRCFRDTTMIVIGMVSFGSGALLLAFVKETYMFYIASWPTNKPHGCNMETSQRNEGADRRELKNTSNGFF, from the exons ATGGGCCCCGAGGCCACCTGCCCGTGGAGCGGCCCCCTGCCTCGCCTCCGGGTGAGGACCTTGATCGAGCCCGTGGTGGCGTCCACGCAGGTGGCCGCCTCCCTCTACGAGGCGGGGCTGCTCCTCGTGGTGAAGGCGTCCTTCGGAGCCGGAGCCGGGGCCTCCTCCAACCACAGCGCCAGCCCGTCGCCCCGGGACGCTCTGGAGGACGAACAGCAGAGGGCCATCTCCAACTTCTACATCGTCTACAACCTGGTGGCGGGCCTGACGCCCCTGCTGTCCGCCTACGGGCTGGGCTGGCTCAGCGACCGCTACCACCGCAAGATCTCCATCTGCGTGTCCCTGCTGGGCTTCCTGCTCTCCCGCCTGGGGCTGCTGCTCAAGGTGCTGCTGGACTGGCCCGTGGAGGTGCTGTACGGGGCGGCGGCGCTGAACGGGCTGTGCGGCGGCTTCTCCGCCTTCTGGTCGGGCGTCATGGCCCTGGGATCCCTCGGCTCCTCCGAGGACCGCCGCTCCCTGCGCCTCATCCTCCTCGACCTGATCCTGGGCCTGGCGGGATTCTGCGGGAGCATGGCCTCGGGGCACCTCTTCAAGCAGATGACTGGGCACCACTCGGGGCAGGGCCTGGTGCTGACGGCCTGCAGCGTGAGCTGTGCCACTTTTGCACTTGTGTACAGCCTCCTGGTACTGAAGGTCCCCGAGTCGACGGCCAGTCCCAGGACGGCACTCCCCGCCGTGGATACGGTGTCAGGCACAATTGGCACGTATCGTACCCTGGACCCCGATCAGTCAGACAAGCAGGGTGTGGAGGGGTACCCTCCATCTCCCGGGAAAGCAGTGCCCAAAAAGACTGTCATCGCCCTGCTCTTTGTGGGTGCCGTCATATATGACCTGGCAGTGGTGGGCACCGTGGACGTGATGCCCCTTTTTGTGCTCAGGGAGCCTCTCAGGTGGAATCAAGTGCAGGTGGGCTATGGTATGGCAGCCGGGTACACTATCTTCATCACCAGCTTCCTGGGCGTCCTGCTCTTCTCCCGCTGCTTCCGGGACACCACTATGATCGTGATTGGGATGGTCTCCTTTGGGTCGGGAGCCCTCCTCTTGGCTTTCGTGAAGGAGACATACATGTTCTACATTG CATCGTGGCCTACAAACAAGCCTCATGGCTGCAATATGGAGACATCGCAGAGAAATGAAGGTGCTGACCGACGGGAGCTGAAAAATACCAGCAATGGCTTCTTTTGA